Proteins encoded in a region of the Egibacteraceae bacterium genome:
- the moaC gene encoding cyclic pyranopterin monophosphate synthase MoaC translates to MSEPRLTHVDAEGRARMVDVAAKPVTERRARARARVRMRPETAALLAEGRLPKGDALGVARVAGILAAKRTPDLIPLCHVVALSGVDVDLEVDAARGLVTVTTEARAADRTGVEMEALVAAATAALALYDMVKGVERGVVVEEVALEEKTGGQHGDWTRGEDGDAPGAGPGGR, encoded by the coding sequence GTGAGCGAGCCGCGCCTCACCCACGTCGACGCCGAAGGGCGCGCCCGCATGGTCGACGTGGCCGCGAAGCCCGTGACCGAGCGGCGCGCCCGTGCCCGAGCCCGCGTGCGGATGCGGCCCGAGACCGCGGCCCTGCTCGCCGAGGGGCGCCTGCCGAAGGGCGACGCGCTCGGGGTCGCGCGCGTCGCGGGCATCCTCGCGGCCAAGCGGACCCCCGACCTCATTCCGCTGTGTCACGTCGTGGCGCTGTCCGGCGTCGACGTCGACCTCGAGGTCGACGCCGCCCGCGGTCTCGTGACCGTGACCACCGAGGCACGGGCCGCTGACCGCACCGGGGTGGAGATGGAAGCGCTCGTCGCTGCGGCCACGGCGGCCCTGGCCCTCTACGACATGGTGAAGGGGGTCGAGCGGGGGGTGGTCGTGGAGGAGGTCGCGCTGGAGGAGAAGACCGGCGGTCAGCACGGTGACTGGACACGCGGCGAGGACGGCGACGCCCCGGGCGCAGGGCCGGGCGGGCGATGA
- the glp gene encoding gephyrin-like molybdotransferase Glp — MSARGAVEGGHRPHDDPAELVALADYRREVLGRIGPLEAIELRLLEAHGSVLAEDVVASAPVPGFANSAMDGYAVRSDDAAAGVALDVVGEVAAGSPELPPVGPRHAVRIMTGAPMPPGADAVVPVEDVEEGDGQVRLRSGVAPGACVRLAGEDVTEGDTVLEVGRRLGPADIGMLAAVGRALVRVHPRPRVAVISTGDELVEPGQPLRPGQIRDANSYALTALAREAGATAFRQSIVPDDRRALLEAFEGALSHADLLVTSGGVSAGRYDLVKQVLAELGDVAFTKVAMRPGMPQAFGFLAGTTHQGAPIPCFGLPGNPVSAYVSFEVFVRPAIRRMQGRTDLNRLRVQAVVETELRSPPDKVEFVRVVLRHTPNGWVARPTGAQGSGILRSVVDADGLAEVPAGHTLVRQGEPLVVHLLVEHPGAGQ; from the coding sequence GTGTCGGCGCGAGGGGCGGTCGAGGGCGGCCACCGTCCCCACGACGACCCCGCCGAGCTCGTCGCCCTTGCCGACTACCGCCGCGAGGTGCTCGGGCGCATCGGTCCTCTGGAGGCCATCGAGCTGCGTCTGCTCGAGGCGCACGGCAGCGTCCTGGCCGAGGACGTCGTCGCTTCCGCGCCCGTCCCGGGGTTCGCGAACTCGGCCATGGACGGGTACGCCGTCCGCTCCGACGACGCGGCGGCGGGGGTCGCCCTCGACGTGGTCGGCGAGGTCGCGGCCGGTTCCCCTGAGCTTCCCCCAGTGGGGCCCCGTCACGCGGTGCGTATCATGACCGGCGCACCGATGCCTCCGGGCGCCGACGCGGTCGTGCCCGTGGAGGATGTCGAGGAAGGCGACGGCCAGGTGCGTCTGCGCTCGGGCGTCGCCCCCGGCGCCTGTGTACGCCTCGCCGGCGAGGACGTCACGGAAGGTGACACGGTCCTCGAGGTCGGGCGGCGCCTGGGCCCCGCCGACATCGGCATGCTCGCCGCCGTCGGACGCGCCCTCGTCCGCGTGCACCCGCGCCCGCGGGTCGCGGTCATCTCCACGGGAGACGAGCTCGTGGAACCGGGGCAGCCCCTGCGCCCGGGGCAGATCAGGGACGCGAACTCCTACGCGCTGACGGCGCTGGCCCGCGAGGCGGGTGCGACCGCGTTCCGGCAGTCGATCGTCCCCGACGACCGTCGGGCGCTGCTCGAGGCGTTCGAGGGCGCCTTGAGCCACGCCGACCTGCTCGTGACGAGTGGCGGGGTGAGCGCAGGGCGCTACGACCTCGTGAAGCAGGTGCTCGCCGAGCTCGGCGACGTCGCCTTCACGAAGGTGGCGATGCGCCCGGGCATGCCGCAGGCGTTCGGCTTCCTGGCGGGCACGACCCATCAGGGCGCGCCGATCCCCTGCTTCGGGCTGCCCGGCAACCCGGTCAGCGCCTACGTGAGCTTCGAGGTGTTCGTGCGACCGGCAATACGGCGGATGCAGGGGCGCACCGACCTCAACAGGTTGCGCGTGCAGGCCGTCGTGGAGACCGAGCTGCGCAGCCCGCCGGACAAGGTCGAGTTCGTGCGGGTCGTCCTGCGCCACACCCCCAACGGCTGGGTGGCGCGCCCGACGGGTGCGCAGGGCAGCGGCATCCTGCGCAGCGTCGTGGACGCCGACGGGCTGGCCGAGGTGCCCGCGGGCCACACGCTCGTCCGCCAGGGGGAACCGCTGGTCGTCCATCTGCTCGTGGAGCATCCCGGGGCGGGGCAGTGA
- the galU gene encoding UTP--glucose-1-phosphate uridylyltransferase GalU, with the protein MRARKAVIPAAGLGTRFLPATKAQPKEMLPVVDKPAIQYVVEEAVTAGLDDILLVTGRGKRALEDHFDAAVELERQLAAAGKEDLLAAVRAVSQLATVHYVRQGQPLGLGHAVGCARYHVGDEPFAVLLGDDLIGEDERLLSRMVDLSDETGRSVVAVMEFGEEELSKYGVIDAQPDPDRPDVYMVTDLVEKPGKANAPSRLCVIGRYVLTPDIFDHIAQTRPGRGGEIQLTDAMKAQCRDGPIRAVRFSGVRYDIGSKDEYLRAMVELASNRSDLGPDFREFLTRFVKEL; encoded by the coding sequence GTGCGGGCACGCAAGGCCGTCATACCCGCCGCGGGGCTCGGCACCCGCTTCCTGCCGGCCACGAAGGCACAGCCCAAGGAGATGCTGCCGGTCGTCGACAAGCCGGCCATCCAGTACGTCGTGGAGGAGGCGGTGACGGCCGGCCTCGACGACATCCTCCTCGTCACCGGGCGGGGCAAGCGGGCCCTCGAGGACCACTTCGACGCGGCGGTCGAGCTCGAGCGCCAGCTCGCTGCGGCGGGCAAGGAGGATCTGCTCGCGGCGGTCCGTGCGGTGTCGCAGCTCGCCACCGTGCACTACGTGCGCCAGGGACAGCCGCTCGGGCTCGGCCACGCGGTCGGCTGCGCGCGGTACCACGTCGGTGACGAGCCGTTCGCCGTGCTGCTCGGCGACGACCTCATCGGCGAGGACGAGCGGCTGCTGTCGCGGATGGTCGACCTCAGCGACGAGACCGGTCGCAGCGTCGTCGCGGTGATGGAGTTCGGCGAGGAGGAGCTGTCGAAGTACGGGGTGATCGACGCCCAGCCCGATCCCGACCGCCCGGACGTCTACATGGTCACCGACCTCGTCGAGAAGCCGGGCAAGGCCAACGCCCCGAGCCGGCTGTGCGTCATCGGGCGCTACGTGCTCACACCGGACATCTTCGACCACATCGCGCAGACCCGTCCGGGACGCGGTGGCGAGATCCAGCTCACGGACGCCATGAAGGCGCAGTGCCGCGACGGGCCGATCCGGGCCGTGAGGTTCAGCGGTGTGCGCTACGACATCGGCTCGAAGGACGAGTACCTGCGGGCCATGGTCGAGCTCGCCAGCAACCGCAGCGACCTCGGGCCCGACTTCCGCGAGTTCCTCACCCGGTTCGTCAAGGAGCTCTAG
- a CDS encoding diguanylate cyclase, translating to MGLRGRLVLFFVAITVVPMTVAVAVLAVQGDGARQRRATDELQRAGASAVAVLELTRQRAGDLTFELANRQVDARSPAEAQDWLQGQELAGRADVVVVARPDGTVLAARVVEPPPPGVAQDEAVRAMALAAVGQRPGPLPLLLAVTNVVGGPLGGIAAGVWLDAGLLDVLVSDPQAGTGAAFVVAGAVLAATGAGQPDPADLPAAGQVAGSAIAGEQVLLAVTAVPTEPAGGAAEAADGALVLWAPSPAGLNLLPTLLVLVVALLAAVPLGSVLAGSVIAPIRRAAEVARAVAAGDLSRKLTPTGGRELAELAVALNAMSGELGARLAEIERSHDELRKSVSRLGQALSSSLDLQKMLPVVVDTAVDMVRADGAVLMLLESDALVTKVDRFGRASARLAPDVGIAGHVIRTGRPLRLPGSAGVPPRAPGEPTAPYLLAVPLGPRDRPAGVLTLVREEVTGPFVDDDLETVASIAAGTTVAIENIRLHQETQRLSLTNPVTGLWNYRYFELQVTTALERARRFKEPVSVLAIDIDHFKRINDVYDHAAGNAALAEVGLRLREAATRAVDVVTHLHGEEFAVLLPDTDHDGALAVGERMRAAVAARPVRLPGAGPDGGPVDEPLTCSVGVATFPVHAGERDLLYRMADQAMKLGKQRGRNQVVSASDVVDSLRA from the coding sequence ATGGGACTGCGGGGCAGGCTCGTCCTCTTCTTCGTCGCCATCACCGTCGTGCCGATGACGGTGGCGGTCGCCGTGCTCGCCGTCCAGGGTGACGGGGCCCGCCAGAGGCGCGCGACCGACGAGCTTCAGCGCGCAGGCGCCTCGGCGGTCGCGGTCCTCGAGCTGACGCGCCAGCGCGCCGGCGACCTCACCTTCGAGCTCGCGAACCGCCAGGTCGATGCGCGCTCCCCCGCCGAGGCGCAGGACTGGCTGCAGGGACAGGAGCTCGCCGGGCGCGCCGACGTCGTCGTCGTGGCGCGTCCCGACGGCACCGTCCTCGCCGCCCGCGTCGTCGAGCCGCCCCCGCCGGGGGTCGCCCAGGACGAGGCGGTGCGTGCCATGGCGCTCGCAGCGGTCGGTCAGCGGCCCGGCCCCCTGCCGTTGCTGCTTGCGGTCACCAACGTGGTCGGCGGACCGCTCGGCGGGATCGCCGCGGGTGTCTGGCTCGACGCCGGGTTGCTCGACGTCCTCGTTTCCGACCCGCAGGCCGGCACCGGGGCGGCCTTCGTCGTCGCGGGCGCCGTCCTCGCCGCGACCGGGGCGGGGCAGCCCGACCCCGCCGACCTGCCTGCCGCCGGGCAGGTCGCGGGTTCCGCGATCGCGGGCGAGCAGGTGCTCCTCGCGGTGACCGCCGTCCCGACCGAGCCGGCCGGCGGCGCTGCCGAGGCCGCCGACGGCGCGCTCGTCCTCTGGGCGCCGAGCCCGGCGGGGCTGAACCTCCTCCCCACCCTCTTGGTGCTCGTGGTCGCGCTGCTCGCGGCCGTGCCGCTGGGCTCGGTGCTCGCCGGCAGCGTGATCGCCCCGATCCGCCGGGCCGCCGAGGTCGCCCGCGCCGTCGCGGCGGGGGACCTGTCGCGCAAGCTCACCCCCACCGGGGGCCGAGAGCTCGCGGAGCTCGCCGTCGCGCTCAACGCCATGAGCGGGGAGCTCGGGGCCCGGCTCGCCGAGATCGAGCGCAGCCACGACGAGCTGCGCAAGAGCGTGAGCCGCCTCGGGCAGGCGCTGTCGAGCAGCCTCGACCTCCAGAAGATGCTGCCGGTGGTGGTCGACACCGCCGTCGACATGGTCCGCGCGGACGGCGCGGTGCTCATGCTGCTCGAGAGCGACGCCCTCGTCACGAAGGTCGACCGCTTCGGGCGCGCGTCGGCGCGCCTGGCCCCCGACGTGGGCATCGCCGGGCACGTCATACGCACCGGCCGACCCCTCCGCCTGCCCGGGAGCGCCGGGGTGCCGCCACGGGCGCCGGGCGAGCCCACGGCCCCCTACCTGCTGGCCGTCCCGCTCGGCCCCCGGGACCGGCCTGCCGGCGTGCTCACGCTCGTGCGGGAGGAGGTCACCGGACCCTTCGTCGACGACGACCTCGAGACCGTGGCGAGCATCGCGGCGGGAACGACGGTGGCGATCGAGAACATCCGGCTGCACCAGGAGACCCAGCGGCTGTCGTTGACGAACCCCGTCACGGGGTTGTGGAACTACCGCTACTTCGAGCTCCAGGTCACCACGGCACTCGAGAGGGCGAGGCGCTTCAAAGAGCCCGTGTCGGTCCTCGCCATCGACATCGACCACTTCAAGCGGATCAACGACGTCTACGACCACGCCGCGGGCAACGCAGCCCTCGCCGAGGTGGGGCTGCGGCTGCGGGAGGCGGCAACCCGCGCCGTCGACGTCGTCACCCATCTGCACGGCGAGGAGTTCGCCGTCCTGCTGCCCGACACCGACCACGACGGCGCGCTCGCGGTCGGGGAGCGGATGCGGGCGGCGGTCGCCGCGCGGCCCGTGCGCCTGCCGGGCGCCGGACCGGACGGGGGGCCGGTGGACGAGCCGCTCACCTGTTCGGTCGGCGTGGCCACCTTCCCGGTCCACGCCGGCGAGCGCGACCTGCTCTACCGCATGGCGGACCAGGCGATGAAGCTCGGCAAGCAACGGGGCCGCAACCAGGTGGTCAGCGCGTCCGACGTCGTGGACTCCCTCCGCGCGTAG
- a CDS encoding 5-formyltetrahydrofolate cyclo-ligase — translation MRKTMAVAAHGGDKRALRERMLLERAALPAQGRAAAAEAIAGRLAGLPELAAATAILGYAAFGAEVDLGPFLTGCLAEDRAVYLPWVDGEDLRIARVHDLAGDVGPGWRGVREPIPGVRREEDVAVLDAVVAPGIAFDRRGNRLGYGGGHFDRMLARLRPSTFVVGVAYDAQLVDAVPVEAHDAPVDAVVTESRTLRTGR, via the coding sequence GTGAGGAAAACCATGGCGGTGGCGGCGCACGGCGGTGACAAGCGGGCGCTGCGGGAGCGCATGCTCCTCGAGCGTGCGGCGCTGCCGGCGCAGGGCCGGGCGGCGGCGGCGGAGGCGATCGCGGGCCGGCTCGCCGGGCTGCCCGAGCTGGCCGCGGCAACAGCGATCCTCGGCTACGCCGCCTTCGGCGCGGAGGTCGACCTCGGGCCCTTCCTCACCGGTTGCCTCGCCGAGGACAGGGCGGTCTACCTTCCCTGGGTCGACGGCGAGGACCTGCGGATCGCCCGGGTGCACGACCTCGCCGGCGACGTCGGCCCGGGATGGCGGGGCGTGCGCGAACCGATCCCGGGCGTGCGCCGCGAGGAGGACGTGGCCGTGCTCGACGCCGTCGTCGCGCCGGGAATCGCGTTCGACCGCCGGGGCAACCGGCTGGGTTACGGGGGCGGCCACTTCGATCGGATGCTCGCGCGGCTTCGCCCGAGTACCTTTGTGGTCGGCGTCGCCTACGATGCCCAGCTGGTCGATGCGGTGCCCGTGGAGGCGCACGACGCCCCCGTGGACGCCGTGGTAACCGAGTCGAGGACCCTGCGGACCGGCAGGTGA
- a CDS encoding FmdB family zinc ribbon protein, whose translation MPTYEYVCRDCGQHLEVVQSFKDAPLTTCGNCSGALRKVFSAAGIIFKGSGYYVTDTRKKPADSSGTSSDGGSSDKAAKPGTAPGDTAGDTTSSSGPAKGAAESA comes from the coding sequence ATGCCCACCTACGAGTACGTCTGCCGGGACTGCGGGCAGCACCTCGAGGTCGTGCAGTCCTTCAAGGACGCGCCCCTCACCACCTGTGGAAACTGCAGCGGCGCACTTCGCAAGGTGTTCAGCGCGGCGGGGATCATCTTCAAGGGGTCGGGCTACTACGTGACCGACACTCGCAAGAAGCCGGCCGACTCCTCCGGAACCTCGTCGGACGGAGGCAGCTCCGACAAGGCCGCCAAGCCCGGCACGGCCCCCGGCGACACCGCGGGTGACACCACGTCGTCCTCCGGACCGGCCAAGGGCGCCGCCGAGTCCGCCTGA
- a CDS encoding undecaprenyl-diphosphate phosphatase: MTDWLQAILLGVVQGITEFVPVSSSGHLVLLPYLLGWERPGLAFDVALHAGTAGAILLYFRGELAGMALAVLRGATTPQGRLHRRMVLLLAAATVPVAVVGAVLKETFERIFETPPIAAAMLFVTAAVLIGGEKLRDRRVAAASRARSAAAGDADRRAPSREWAGDPQAEEPPPLEPEADAGHLPVGLDPADPAGKDLGAIGLREAVTVGVAQILALLPGMSRSGTTIMAGVAAGMTREAATRFSFLLALPALIGASVLSLPELGEPGPYSGGAIAAGVVAAFVAGYAAIAFLVRLVARTSLSVFARYLVLAGALGLLGYAMLGPPSTV; this comes from the coding sequence GTGACCGACTGGCTGCAGGCCATCCTGCTCGGGGTCGTGCAGGGCATCACCGAGTTCGTCCCGGTGTCCTCCTCCGGCCACCTGGTCCTCCTGCCCTACCTCCTGGGGTGGGAGCGGCCCGGGCTGGCCTTCGACGTCGCCCTCCACGCCGGCACGGCAGGCGCGATCCTGCTCTACTTCCGCGGCGAGCTCGCCGGGATGGCCCTCGCGGTGCTGCGCGGCGCGACGACGCCCCAGGGGCGCCTGCACCGGCGGATGGTGCTGCTGCTCGCCGCCGCGACCGTGCCGGTCGCGGTCGTCGGCGCCGTGCTCAAGGAGACCTTCGAGCGGATCTTCGAGACGCCGCCGATCGCGGCGGCGATGCTGTTCGTGACCGCGGCCGTGCTCATCGGTGGGGAGAAGCTGCGCGACCGCCGGGTCGCTGCCGCCTCCCGGGCGCGGTCGGCCGCGGCGGGCGACGCGGACCGGAGGGCGCCGAGCCGCGAGTGGGCCGGCGACCCGCAGGCCGAGGAACCGCCGCCGCTGGAGCCCGAGGCGGACGCCGGTCACCTGCCTGTCGGCCTCGACCCCGCCGACCCCGCCGGCAAGGACCTCGGCGCCATCGGCCTGCGTGAGGCCGTGACGGTCGGCGTCGCGCAGATCCTCGCGCTGCTCCCCGGCATGTCCCGGTCCGGCACGACGATCATGGCGGGGGTCGCGGCCGGGATGACCCGTGAGGCGGCCACCCGCTTCTCGTTCCTGCTCGCCCTCCCGGCGCTCATCGGCGCGTCGGTCCTGAGCCTGCCCGAACTCGGGGAGCCGGGCCCGTACTCAGGGGGCGCCATCGCCGCGGGCGTGGTGGCCGCCTTCGTCGCCGGGTACGCCGCCATCGCCTTTCTCGTCCGCCTCGTGGCGCGCACGAGCCTGTCGGTCTTCGCGCGCTACCTCGTCCTCGCCGGGGCGCTCGGGCTGCTCGGCTACGCGATGCTCGGACCGCCGAGCACCGTGTAA
- a CDS encoding TldD/PmbA family protein: protein MTELVTILDRIVARAAPGEGVEAFGIDETDTTVSAYGGQVESLSSARTRGVGIRVVDGGRVGYAYTADLGEAALADALDEARANAAVGTPDDANRLPEGGDLPDLPELYDPAFADATTEEKVDVALRLEAAARAGDRIKGIDTARYGDGVRTAAIASTTGVRGAYRRADAYVMVEALAEADGATTSAYGLDVARTPAGLDVEAAATEAAMRAARLLGGRKPPSARIPIVLDPFTTASLLGVLAGGLVAEAVQKGRSLFAGKVGERLGADHLTLIDDGRLLDGLSTAPWDGEGVPTGRTELVAAGILTRFLHNTYSATKDGVASTGNASRSGFKSPPGVRPSNLYIEPGPDTPDALLARAGTAFYCQQIMGVHSGANPVTGDVSVGAAGLMVRDGAFAEPVREASIAGTIPGMLGGIVAVGADLRFLPLGGGMGGATLLVEGMTLSGA from the coding sequence ATGACCGAGCTGGTCACGATCCTCGATCGCATCGTCGCCCGCGCCGCCCCCGGCGAGGGCGTGGAGGCCTTCGGCATAGACGAGACCGACACGACGGTGTCCGCCTACGGCGGTCAGGTCGAGTCGCTGTCGAGTGCGCGGACCCGTGGCGTCGGCATCCGGGTGGTCGACGGCGGGCGCGTTGGCTACGCCTACACCGCCGACCTCGGCGAGGCGGCGCTCGCCGACGCCCTCGACGAGGCGCGCGCGAACGCGGCCGTCGGCACGCCCGACGACGCGAACCGGCTGCCCGAAGGCGGCGACCTCCCCGACCTCCCCGAGCTCTACGACCCCGCCTTCGCTGACGCCACCACCGAGGAGAAGGTGGACGTCGCGCTCCGGCTCGAGGCCGCCGCCCGCGCCGGGGACCGCATCAAGGGCATCGACACGGCCCGCTACGGCGACGGGGTGCGCACCGCGGCGATCGCCTCGACGACGGGGGTCCGGGGCGCGTACCGGCGTGCCGACGCCTACGTGATGGTCGAGGCGCTCGCCGAGGCGGACGGGGCGACGACGAGCGCGTACGGGCTCGACGTGGCCCGCACTCCCGCGGGCCTTGACGTCGAGGCGGCGGCGACCGAGGCGGCCATGCGCGCCGCCCGTCTGCTCGGAGGGCGCAAACCGCCGAGTGCGCGCATCCCCATAGTCCTCGACCCGTTCACGACCGCATCGCTGCTCGGCGTGCTGGCCGGCGGGCTCGTGGCCGAGGCGGTGCAGAAGGGCCGCAGCCTGTTCGCCGGCAAGGTGGGGGAGCGACTCGGGGCCGACCATCTCACCCTCATCGACGACGGGCGCCTGCTCGACGGCCTGTCCACGGCACCGTGGGACGGCGAGGGGGTGCCGACGGGGCGCACCGAGCTCGTCGCGGCCGGGATCCTCACGCGCTTCCTCCACAACACCTACTCGGCCACGAAGGACGGCGTGGCGAGCACCGGCAACGCGAGCCGTTCGGGGTTCAAGTCGCCGCCGGGCGTGAGGCCGAGCAACCTCTATATCGAGCCTGGCCCCGACACCCCCGACGCCTTGCTCGCCCGCGCGGGCACCGCCTTCTACTGCCAGCAGATCATGGGCGTCCACTCGGGCGCGAACCCCGTCACCGGTGACGTGAGCGTGGGGGCGGCCGGGCTCATGGTCCGCGACGGCGCGTTCGCCGAACCCGTGAGGGAGGCGTCGATCGCCGGCACGATCCCCGGGATGCTCGGCGGGATCGTCGCCGTCGGGGCGGACCTTCGCTTCCTGCCGCTCGGCGGCGGCATGGGCGGCGCCACGTTGCTCGTGGAAGGGATGACGCTGTCGGGCGCCTGA
- a CDS encoding TldD/PmbA family protein, which translates to MAPPELDDAAVRAVLSTALSTGGEFAEIYAESRRGRSLRFDDGKVEDLTSGLDRGAGIRVVRGRQTAYAYTNLLTREALLEAADTAAAGIPGSGGARVVDLRDAAPPVRHPAARDPLSADRPALVDIVTTADDAARSVDGAVRQVTVSYADAHQDILLLNSEGHRSTETRVRTRIVVQAVAARGDVIQMGFEGPGGAVGLELFDEHPPEQVGRFAAEQAVAMLDSIPAPTGEFTVVLAAGGGGVIFHEACGHGMEADIVAKEASVYRGRRGERIGTPLVTGVDDATVPGAWGSFGFDDEGTPAQRTVLFSEGVCTDYMSDRLRAAELGIPRSGNGRRQSYAHLPIPRMTNTFILPGTDDPADIVASVDRGIFCKALGGGQVDPASGDFVFGMTEAYLIEKGEVTRPLRGANLVGDGPTAISRIDALGNDFEMRQGICGKDGQGVPAGLGNPTLRISRITVGGTEA; encoded by the coding sequence ATGGCCCCACCTGAGCTCGATGACGCCGCCGTGCGCGCGGTGCTGTCCACGGCCCTGTCCACCGGCGGCGAGTTCGCCGAGATCTACGCCGAGAGCCGGCGCGGCCGCAGCCTGCGGTTCGACGACGGCAAGGTCGAGGATCTCACGTCCGGTCTGGACCGGGGCGCCGGCATCCGTGTCGTGCGCGGACGCCAGACGGCGTACGCGTACACGAACCTTCTGACCCGCGAGGCGCTGCTCGAGGCCGCCGACACGGCCGCGGCGGGCATACCCGGCTCGGGAGGCGCCCGCGTCGTCGACCTGCGCGACGCCGCACCGCCCGTCAGGCACCCGGCCGCCCGCGATCCGCTGTCGGCGGACCGCCCGGCCCTCGTGGATATCGTCACCACCGCCGACGACGCCGCCCGCAGCGTCGACGGGGCGGTGCGCCAGGTGACGGTGAGCTACGCCGACGCGCACCAGGACATCCTCCTGTTGAACTCCGAGGGGCACCGGTCCACGGAGACCCGGGTGCGCACCCGGATCGTCGTGCAGGCCGTGGCGGCGCGGGGCGACGTGATCCAGATGGGGTTCGAGGGGCCGGGCGGCGCGGTGGGGCTCGAGCTGTTCGACGAGCATCCCCCCGAGCAGGTCGGCCGGTTCGCCGCCGAGCAGGCCGTCGCGATGCTCGACTCGATCCCCGCCCCGACGGGCGAGTTCACCGTCGTGCTCGCCGCAGGCGGCGGCGGGGTCATCTTCCACGAGGCGTGCGGGCACGGGATGGAGGCGGACATCGTCGCGAAGGAGGCCAGCGTGTACCGGGGGCGGCGGGGCGAGCGCATCGGCACGCCCCTCGTCACGGGGGTGGACGACGCGACGGTGCCCGGAGCGTGGGGCAGCTTCGGTTTCGACGACGAGGGCACGCCGGCGCAGCGCACGGTGCTGTTCTCCGAGGGCGTCTGCACCGACTACATGTCCGACCGCCTGCGCGCGGCGGAGCTCGGGATCCCGCGGTCGGGCAACGGGCGCCGCCAGTCCTACGCGCACCTGCCGATCCCACGCATGACGAACACCTTCATCCTGCCGGGCACCGACGACCCGGCCGACATCGTCGCGTCGGTGGACCGTGGGATCTTCTGCAAGGCCCTCGGCGGCGGGCAGGTCGACCCGGCCTCGGGGGACTTCGTGTTCGGCATGACGGAGGCCTACCTCATCGAGAAGGGGGAGGTCACCCGACCGCTGCGCGGTGCCAACCTCGTCGGCGACGGCCCGACGGCGATCAGCCGCATCGACGCGCTCGGCAACGACTTCGAGATGCGCCAGGGCATCTGCGGCAAGGACGGCCAGGGTGTGCCCGCGGGGCTCGGCAATCCGACGCTGCGGATCAGCCGCATCACCGTCGGCGGCACGGAGGCGTGA
- the ugpC gene encoding sn-glycerol-3-phosphate ABC transporter ATP-binding protein UgpC: MAKVVFDGVWKRYPDGTEAVKDLSLEVDDGEFVILVGPSGCGKSTALRMVAGLEEISEGKMIIGDRVVNDLTPKERDIAMVFQSYALYPHMSVADNMGFALKLAKVDKAEIKRRVEDAADILGLTEHLHRKPKALSGGQRQRVAMGRAIVRNPQAFLMDEPLSNLDAKLRVQMRAEIAQLQNRLNVTTLYVTHDQVEAMTMGDRVAVLKRGELQQADSPQTLYDNPDNLFVAGFIGSPSMNICEGSLERDDGKVYVHIGSDRLAVDDRAFDHYPKAADKVGAKVIVGLRPEHFTRGENAPEDRRFNTKVCLVEALGSDLLVHFDTDAPPVVTEDMREAVDDADAFAELERSAAKGGQTFTARLEPKGFPKVGEQLALGFRTETLHFFDLDGGLALR, translated from the coding sequence ATGGCCAAAGTCGTGTTCGACGGAGTGTGGAAGCGCTATCCGGACGGCACCGAGGCCGTGAAGGACTTGTCCCTGGAGGTTGACGACGGTGAGTTCGTCATCCTCGTCGGGCCCTCCGGTTGCGGCAAGTCCACCGCGCTGCGGATGGTCGCCGGCCTGGAGGAGATCTCCGAGGGCAAGATGATCATCGGCGACCGGGTCGTGAACGACCTCACGCCGAAAGAACGCGACATCGCGATGGTGTTCCAGAGCTACGCGCTCTATCCGCACATGAGCGTGGCCGACAACATGGGGTTCGCGCTGAAGCTCGCCAAGGTCGACAAGGCCGAGATCAAGCGCCGCGTCGAAGACGCCGCCGACATCCTTGGCCTCACCGAGCACCTCCACCGCAAGCCGAAGGCGCTCTCGGGCGGGCAGCGCCAGCGCGTGGCGATGGGCAGGGCGATCGTCCGCAACCCCCAGGCGTTCCTCATGGACGAGCCGCTGTCCAACCTCGACGCGAAGCTGCGCGTGCAGATGCGTGCGGAGATCGCCCAGCTCCAGAACCGGCTGAACGTGACGACCCTCTACGTCACGCACGACCAGGTCGAGGCCATGACGATGGGTGACCGGGTCGCGGTCCTCAAGCGGGGTGAGCTGCAGCAGGCCGACTCGCCGCAGACCCTCTATGACAACCCCGACAACCTCTTCGTCGCCGGCTTCATCGGCTCGCCGTCGATGAACATCTGCGAGGGCAGCCTCGAGCGGGACGACGGCAAGGTGTACGTCCACATCGGCTCCGACCGCCTGGCCGTGGACGACCGCGCCTTCGACCACTACCCGAAGGCGGCGGACAAGGTCGGCGCAAAGGTCATCGTGGGGCTGCGCCCCGAGCACTTCACCCGCGGCGAGAACGCCCCCGAGGACCGCCGCTTCAACACGAAGGTGTGCCTCGTGGAGGCACTCGGCTCCGACCTGCTCGTGCACTTCGACACCGACGCCCCGCCCGTGGTGACCGAGGACATGCGCGAGGCCGTCGACGACGCCGACGCCTTCGCCGAGCTCGAGCGCAGCGCGGCGAAGGGCGGACAGACCTTCACCGCAAGGCTCGAGCCGAAGGGATTCCCGAAGGTGGGCGAGCAGCTGGCCCTCGGCTTCCGCACCGAGACGCTGCACTTCTTCGACCTTGACGGAGGTCTGGCGCTGCGCTGA